In the genome of Dyadobacter fermentans DSM 18053, the window TGCGGATATCCTCCGTGGTTTGCTGCTTGTCGGCCACACCGCCTATGTTGTCATAGTTGCGCTGCGCCGACTTGCCGTACTGCCATTCGAAGCCGCTTGTCCAGTTCGTTTTTACATTGCCCCATTCCGATTTATGCTGCCAGATATTCCTTCCGCCGATGCCGTTCTCGTCACGCTTTTCGAAGTTGGAAATGAATGGGTTGGCAAAGTCCGTGAATGTGAGGTACAATGCGGTAGATTGTGTCCAGCTGTCGGATAATGGCAGCACGTAATTTCCGCCGAGTAATGCCATTCTGGTGTAAATGGCGGCCTTTTGCGCTTCGCTGCCCGGTATGGTCGGGGTGGATTGGCGGGCTAGGCGGGGATTGGACTGGTATTGTGCGAGGTTAATGCCTCCCGGAGTTTGGTAGTACAAATCGGAGTACATTCCCAGCAGCGAGAGCGTGCCTTTTTCTCCGATATTGGAAGTAGAAGTAAACCGGATCGCGTCGCGGACCATGTTGCTGTGGTTTCGGTAGCCATCCTGCTCGCTATGGCCATACTGGATCGACATTCCGCCGACCTGCAAGGTAGAGTTGCGGCTGTGAAAGCCATATTTACCAAAGCTCACACTCTGTTCAGCTCGGTTTTGAAACTCATTGTCCGGCCGGCTTTGCATAAGCACCACTCCGCCCGTGCCCGCTCCGTAAATGCTGCTTCCGGGGCCTTTAATGATCTCCATGCTCTGGATAGCGCCATAATCGACGGAATTCAACGGTGTATTGCCGCTCGCGTCGGTGAATGGAATGCCGTTCCAGTAAAACTTTACATTGCGCACCCCAAACGGCGAGCGGATCAGGCTTCCCCGCACCGAAAACCGGTAACTGCCCGGCGAGCGCTCATCCATGCGCACGCCCGGGATGGTATTTACCGCGTTAGCCCAGGTGTAGTTGGAAAACCGGCTAAGCGAACGCGGGCTCAGCATGCCTACCGTGGCAGTGGTGGAAAGCGGGTCTTTATCCGATTCAAATGCGTGTACGGTGATTTCGCGTAGCTCGCGGGCTTGGAGCGAGTCGCTTTGGGCCATCGCCGGGCCGGTGTCGTTGAGGATGATGAATGCAGCCATAAGGCCGGTAATAGAGATTTTGAGCATAAGGTTTAGGGAGTATATCAATAAAATACAAATCTGATCATAAAAGCCAACAGTTTCAATAGTCGTCCTACCTGCTTAACCGGGCCGCCTGGTGCGAAGTTCAACGACTTCACGCTGCATGAGAAGATTTTTCTACAAAAAACAGGCCGGAAGCGCTTCTGGGAAGTGGTAGGGTTTTTGCTTGATCACTTGCAAATCACACAATTTCTGAAACCAACTTAATACCCAAAAACATGAAAAAGATCACCTGGATTGTTGCTTCCATGCTACTGGTTGGCTCACTTTCATTGACCAGCTGTTCCGACAAAACCAAAGACTCCGCACAGGAAACTGTCGATGAAGCCAAAAACGATATGGACGAAAACGTGGCCGATGCCAAAGCCGATATCAAAGAAGCCGGGCAGGATTTTAAGGCCAAAGTGAAAGAAGATAAGGATGAACTGAAAAAAGATATCGACGACGCGATCGGCAAGCTGGACCGCAAAATCGAGGAGGCCGACGCTAAAATGGAGAAGGCTGCCGACAAGGAAAAAGCCAAATGGCGTGACCGCAAAAAAGAGCTGAATGCCGAGAAAGAAGAGCTGCAAGCGTCTTGGAAGAAGGCTGAAAACGAAACCGCCGAAGAGTGGGACGAGTTTAAAGCCAACACCAAAGAGAAGATCGCCAAAGTGAAAGCGGATCTGAACGACTAATAAATTAATGAGGGTTATGGAATAATTCAAAAATGCTCCGGTTTTCGGAGCATTTTTGTTATCTGGCGGGCAAATGGATCTCGGTCATCATGCAGCGCGCCGAGCCGCCGCCATTGCCTTCGATCACCGAAAGATCGGTGTGCAGCAGGCGGGCGTAGTCGTCGAGGCGGTCTTTCTGGCGCGGTGTGAGCGATTCGTAGGCCTGTGTGGACATGACGAGAAACTTTTCGCTCGTTCCGTTCCGCACCATCAGCATATTCCCCGCGAAATGCCGCATTTGTTCCAGTGATATTTCAACCACATCCTTGTGGGTTTCTTCCAACACCGACCGCACCATAAACCGCTCGTCGGGATCTTTGATCGCTTCCAGGCACACCACCGCAAAAATGTCGCCCACGCACATGAGCACATTGGTATGGTAAATGGGCTTATTATGCTCGTCGGAAGCCGAAAACGCGACGACCTCGTAGCCCATCGCATCGGCGAAAGCATTGAGCACCTCCTTGTGGGTGCGCGGCGAGAGGCATGCGTAGGCGATTTTGTACCGCCGGTCGAAAACCATGCTGCCGGTGCCTTCGAGAAATTTGCCTTGCTGTTCGAAATGGGTGAGGTCGATGATTTCTTCCACTTTGAAATCACCGGCCAGCGAGTCGATAATGTCATGGCGGCGTTCGAGCCGGCGGTTTTCGGCCATCATCGGGTATAGCACCACTTTGCCGCTTTGATGAAACGACACCCAGTTGTTGGAAAAAACAGCGTCGGGGCGGTGCACATCGTCGGTATCGTCGAAAATATGCAGTTCCAACCCGGCTTTTTCCAACTGATCGATCATCAGGTCGAACTCTTCGCGGGCGATTTCCTGGGCCGTGTCTTTGGTCTGTTGCGCGAACGACTCCTGCTGAAACTCGTTGCTTCCGGCGGTTTCCTCATTGAAACCGAACCGCACCGGCCTGATCATCATGATCCGCGACGTGGACTGCGGCTGGATTTGAGCGGATGAAGTAATGACGCGCATAGGAGTATCTGGTATGATGTAAATGGATGGTCGGAAGAAAATGTCATGTATCGTGCTGTATGCAATTTACGATTCTGACGGCTCGATTACAACACAAAATTGCCTCATTGAGCACTTTAACCGCGCAACAACGGCATACTCATGCAATGCGAGCCGCCGCGTGCCCGCGAGAGCTCGGCCGAAGGTAAGGTAATGAACGTGTCGGTCAGATCTTCAGGTGACAGCTCGTTGTGTTCGAATTTTTCGAGAAGCCTTTTGGCTGTGATCACTTTAAATCTTTCTTTTTTGAATGCTTCGAGCGTTTTGTCGTTGCGGTCGTAGCCGATTACCACGCCGTCGCGCAGGGCGAGGAGGTTGCAGGAGTCAGTCCATTGCTCGCGCTCGCCATATGGAAATTCATTTCCGCCGGAATAAATGAAGCGGATGGGGCCGGTTACGCCCAGGTCAATCCTACTGATTTCCGTGAGCAGGTCTTCCAGGTTGTCGATCTCACGCGGCTGCTGTTCCTGGCCTTTCTCAAACTGCAAAATCCGGAACTCCTTATTCGCATCCGCGGGGCCGAAGAAATGCAGCACATCTTTTTTCCGGGCCTCGTCGCCCAGGCGTGCGAGCGTACCCAGGAGAACCCACACATCCCTCTTTACCTGCGTGAAAATGGTGTCGATATGCATGTAATCCCGTTTTTTAGGGATTTTGATAATGGTAATCTTCTGTACCACATTTTTTTCAAACAAAACCTTCATCACCTGCTGCGCCGCGTAAATGGACGTTCGCTCGCTGCAACCGATCAGCAAATGCCCCGGCGCGACCATCATCACGTCGCCGCCTTCGAGCGTGCAGCGGTGGTAATCGCTGGCTTTCTCATCGTCCGGGAGCAGGAAATGCCGCTCGTTTTCAGGTATTTCAATGATATTTTGCCTGATGTGCGAAAACATGGGGTGGTAAAAAAACACGAACTGCGCAAGGATCGATTCGCGCGTACGGGCATTCTTGGCAGGTTTGTTCAGCAGAATGTGGTCGTTGATCACAATGCCGATGTCCCGCGTGAAGATCAGGTTGGGCAGCGGCGCGAAGAGCATTCGCTGGTCGGAGCAGGAGCCCGAAATGAAGATCCGGGCCAGCTCGTGGGCGTCGAATTTCCCCAACTCTTCCTGAACCTGGTACGAACAGCGCTCGATGCCGCAAATGGCGGCGGTGAGCTTAATGCGCGTGCTTTCTTCTTCGAGGATTTCACCCAGTAGTCGCTGGATATCCACCACACAGTCGGAAGCGAAATATTTGTCGGTGCCGGGGATGAAAAACGATCGGGTAGGGTCGTCGTTGATCGCGGCGAGCTTGCCTTTGATCTTATCCGGGTCGAGGAAATAGAGGAGGAGTTTTACATAATAATCATACTCTTTCCTGCGCATGGTGTCCAGGTGCACAATGTCCTCAAAAAGCCAGTCCTGGGCTTTGCTGGGAACAACTTTGCCCAGGCCGCGGTCGGGACTGTGTATCAAAAGCCTTTTCAGGGTGCCTGTTTCGGAGGATACGCCCACCGAAATTCCGGGTATGGAAGGCGCGGGTGCGGGGTTGTTAGCCATAAATGAAGTGTTTGGAACGTATCGGCGCAAAGTAAATGTTTCCGGGCGAATTAAAAACCGGCATTCTTCAACCCGTTTATTCTCTGACCGTTTAAGGGATAAATTCCTTCCC includes:
- a CDS encoding TonB-dependent receptor, with product MLKISITGLMAAFIILNDTGPAMAQSDSLQARELREITVHAFESDKDPLSTTATVGMLSPRSLSRFSNYTWANAVNTIPGVRMDERSPGSYRFSVRGSLIRSPFGVRNVKFYWNGIPFTDASGNTPLNSVDYGAIQSMEIIKGPGSSIYGAGTGGVVLMQSRPDNEFQNRAEQSVSFGKYGFHSRNSTLQVGGMSIQYGHSEQDGYRNHSNMVRDAIRFTSTSNIGEKGTLSLLGMYSDLYYQTPGGINLAQYQSNPRLARQSTPTIPGSEAQKAAIYTRMALLGGNYVLPLSDSWTQSTALYLTFTDFANPFISNFEKRDENGIGGRNIWQHKSEWGNVKTNWTSGFEWQYGKSAQRNYDNIGGVADKQQTTEDIRTSNLSVFSQLEAVLLTDLTLSAGLSYNTSKYKYERYFPLPYNEDQKTFDGIFIPRFAANKIIAGNWSVTASYSGGFSPPTLQEVRPSAGGFRKDLEAEKGNNTEIGIRKAGKVISGEISLYHFGLRDAIVRRLDESGAEYFVNAGKTKQRAVEWTIGWDILSNPQLSVMLKLWNSGTYTKYTYEEFQQADADLSGKLIPGIPRFSQSTGLDVLLKYGVSAFLTYQHGDSFYLNDANTVKNTAYNQWAARVSWKKSWGQHFYSELSASAEKVNAGIYSLGYDLNAFGNRYFNSAPKNNLWAGVKIGWEWQKNSR
- the ctlX gene encoding citrulline utilization hydrolase CtlX — protein: MRVITSSAQIQPQSTSRIMMIRPVRFGFNEETAGSNEFQQESFAQQTKDTAQEIAREEFDLMIDQLEKAGLELHIFDDTDDVHRPDAVFSNNWVSFHQSGKVVLYPMMAENRRLERRHDIIDSLAGDFKVEEIIDLTHFEQQGKFLEGTGSMVFDRRYKIAYACLSPRTHKEVLNAFADAMGYEVVAFSASDEHNKPIYHTNVLMCVGDIFAVVCLEAIKDPDERFMVRSVLEETHKDVVEISLEQMRHFAGNMLMVRNGTSEKFLVMSTQAYESLTPRQKDRLDDYARLLHTDLSVIEGNGGGSARCMMTEIHLPAR
- a CDS encoding arginine deiminase family protein; its protein translation is MANNPAPAPSIPGISVGVSSETGTLKRLLIHSPDRGLGKVVPSKAQDWLFEDIVHLDTMRRKEYDYYVKLLLYFLDPDKIKGKLAAINDDPTRSFFIPGTDKYFASDCVVDIQRLLGEILEEESTRIKLTAAICGIERCSYQVQEELGKFDAHELARIFISGSCSDQRMLFAPLPNLIFTRDIGIVINDHILLNKPAKNARTRESILAQFVFFYHPMFSHIRQNIIEIPENERHFLLPDDEKASDYHRCTLEGGDVMMVAPGHLLIGCSERTSIYAAQQVMKVLFEKNVVQKITIIKIPKKRDYMHIDTIFTQVKRDVWVLLGTLARLGDEARKKDVLHFFGPADANKEFRILQFEKGQEQQPREIDNLEDLLTEISRIDLGVTGPIRFIYSGGNEFPYGEREQWTDSCNLLALRDGVVIGYDRNDKTLEAFKKERFKVITAKRLLEKFEHNELSPEDLTDTFITLPSAELSRARGGSHCMSMPLLRG